Sequence from the Kogia breviceps isolate mKogBre1 chromosome X, mKogBre1 haplotype 1, whole genome shotgun sequence genome:
TATataaatctgggacttccctggtggcacagtggttaagactgtgctcccaatgcagggagcttgggttcgatccctggtcagggaactagatcccacatgcatgccgcaactaagagttcccatgctgcaactaaggagctggtgagccacaactaaggatcccgCGAGTTGCGACTAAgaccagcacaaccaaataaataaataaataaaatatttttaaaaacaatgtttaaaaaatatatatgtcatattttatttcaagGAATTATCAATGCATATACAATGAGATAATATACAAGCCTGTGACTACAAAACAATTTGATTGGTTTTCATTGGTGCTTTATGTAAATCAAACGCATTATACTAGcgttaatttttttcagtgtgtgctgagtccctgtcctcaaggagtccACAGTCTAGTAGGGGAAAAATAAGTGAACAGACAATTACAATAAAGTGTGATAAAGCACTGAGATACGATAAATACAAGCTGCTACAGAGCATGTAGGATGGGATCCTACTAAGCAGTGGAAGTGGGAGGAGGGTAGCCAGGGAAAGGTAAGTCTTGAAAGCagagtagagggacttccctggcagtccagtggttaagacttcaccttccaatgcaggggtgcgagttcgatccccggtcggggagctaagatcccacatgcctcgcggccggaaaaccaaaacataaaacagaagcaatattgtaactaattcaataaagactttaaaaaagaaaacactatgtCATCTTTCGAAAGCAGAGTAGATGTTGTTCAGGGGAAGAAGGGCATTTCAGAAAGATGGCACAGTGGCACAGAGGCCAAAGGGAACATGGtaacttaaataaatgaataatattgtaggcacacaggacttccctggtggcttagtggttaagaatctgcctgccaatgcaggggacatgggttcgagtcctggtccggaaaggtcccacgtgctgcggagcaactaaacgcatgcgctacagctactgagcctgcgctctagagtccgtgagccacaactacggaagcccgagcgcctagagcccgtgccccgcaatgagagaagccaccgcaatgagaagcccgtgcaccgcaacccccgctcaccacaactagagaaagcacgcacgcagcaaggaagatccaacacagccaaaaataaataaataaaattaattaattaatttttaaaaaagaaagaaagaaaacatgggaCCGGCCGTACGTAGGTAAATTTGTAAGTTTGTATGTAAGGAGTTGGTGAGAGAGATTTCCTTGCTGATGGCCTATTTTCTTTGTGAGTAGGAGGCAAAGTCATCTATGCAGTGCAAGGAGATAAGTACATAGTACAGGGTCAAAGTAGCTATTCTGAGGAATGGGAGAGGAAGCATTCAGTCCTGTTGACCACTCCTTCCAGTTTTAAATACACTTCTCTCTTGCCTTTCTTGACACCATTCTCCCATGATTTTCCCCCTGACTGCTTAGCCACTTACTCATTCTGCTTAACTATCTGCTCCTCCTttagctaatttttaaatattggtattcttcagtgatctgtctTATACTCTCTTCTGTTTTTACTCTATGTTCTCTCATTGGGTGATCTTAGCCATTCCCATAGATttaaataccatattttattttgatgACCCCCAAATTTAAATCTTTCAATCAGAGTTCTCCTCTGAGTTCCGGTTGTCAACTTGACACCTATATAAAGATATCTCACAAATATAGCACACTTTATGTATTCAAAACTGAAGTCTGGAGTCCCCTAATCATCTCCTTATGTTCAGTAGTGAGCACTACCATCGATCCTATTGCCTAAGCCAGAAATCgatgtgtcatctttgattattCCTTTTCCCTTATCCTGTCCTCACTGCTCAGCAGGCTGTATCTTCGAAACATATCTTAAAGCTAGTCACACTTCTCCATCTTCATTGTCATCACTCTAACGGGACTACTTTCCACTCAAGTCTGGATTGCAGTAGGACCTAATTTCTCCACTTGCATTCTTGACCCCTCTGATCCATTCTCCCACAGCAGCAAAAGTGacccttttaaaatgaaagatcATGTCACTACACAGCTTAGAACTCTTTAGTTCACCTAGggaaaaatacagattctttatCAACTACTGGACCTTGTATAATCAAATCTCTGTCTGTTTCCCCAGAATCATCTCCCTTGTTTTAGCCCCCCTTGTCTTCTTTAAAAAGTGcttgagggcttccttggtggtgcagaggttgagagtccacctgccgatgcaggggacacgggtttgtgccccggtccgggaagatcccacgtgccgcggagcggctgggcccgtgagccatggccactgagcctgcgcgtccggagcctgtgctgtgcaacgggagaggccacaacagtgagagacccacgtaccgcaaaaaaaaaaaaaaaaaaaaaaaaaaaaattgacattccctttcctcctctactcaggaaaaaaaatgttactgaatGGAGAATGGAGAGGATAACCTCAGGTCACAGGGTGAAGGAGTCAGGAGTAAGAAGGTGATTTTATCTAACTTTCCAGATGAAAGGTGATGAACCCTGGAGAAGAAAGTTTGGGGTCATGAGAGTGCAATTTAAATCCTttgtacaagaatgaaattaagaaaaagtattTGGTATCAGAGAACTTTCAGATGCATGTAAACAAGCTGGCTTACAGGATAAAATAATGTATTATCTCACATAATAGGACATCCAGATGTTAGTGTGTGCTACAAGGTGAGTCCAATTCATCCTAGGGACTTTTTTCTCTTGTGGTTGTAAGAAGGCTGCTTGTAGCAATCATTGTACACATACTTGTTCACATCcagtgggaaggagagagacgaCCACTCCttcaaacataaattaaaaatcctTCATTTCTGTCTTATTGGGGTCCTCACTGGTCATTGTCCACCTATGACCTTATTAATAACTAATCTCATGGGATTGTAAACCTCTGATTGGCTTAAGCCTGGATTCCTAAACCAGTCACCAGCAAGAAAGAGGGAATTACCATAACTGATTCACATTACTGATAGTAGATAAGACTTCTGGGCCCCAGAAGGAACATGATCATGTCAATCAGCAATGGAAATGTAGTGTGAGGAGCAGACTTTAGtgattttaagccactaaggcttttggggttgtttgttactgcagcataacctaaCCTATGTGATGTAACAAGAGAAAATGTAAGTAAAGTGTTGTAAACTATATTgagaggatggagagaagagaagTGCCAGTGGGGGTGTAAGTGAGCTAAATTCTCATCTATGAAAGCAGGGAGTCAGTagatgacatttaaaattaaaataaacagtatAAGCAGtcatgttatttagaaatatggaggAAACTACcaggaaagaaaccaaaacaacctGCTAAAATAATTGAAAGTTATTACCCAGGGAATAGGCCTGGGGTAGGAAGAGGTGGGGCAGGAGGATTTTTGCTTTCATTATAGACTCTTctggattttttaatattttaaaataatgtgcttgtattctttgaatatttttttaaagttttccaattatttgactttattttatGCAAAGTCTAAAAAAATGATCATTTCGGACCCTGGGAACATGGTCATAAAATCCAGCTGACACTTCCTGAAAGGGAAGTTGTGCTTTTCATGACTCATATCTCACGTACCTAATTTATTCCTGAAGAACACTTCACTTTTGACCACCTGGTGATCAAACTGGTAATCTGACAACCAGCTTCAAAATTAAGACAAGAACAAGAGACTATTTTTGTTCGCACCATTTAATAACATTTCAGAGAGAAAGATACAGCAAAAGGGTTTCTGCCCAGCACATAAAGTAATTTAAATGTGCTATGAAATGGGCTATTTGCTGACCTGGTATTGTTCTTTAATAGATTTTTTGAGGGGCTAGAGTTGCAGGTTTTTCTCTAGTGGATTCCTCTCCTACCACGGACCTGAGCCTGTTTTCCAAAGCCTCCTTCCTCTTCACAAAATTCATCTTTTACCTGGCTCTCAGATTGGCCATGGCCATATTGTCTGCCCTCTCTAAAGCCTAGATCCCAAACTATGTGGATGATACGGTCATCTAGGTGGGTCGCATTTAGGAATCACATGGCATATTTGGCATCAGCTCTGTTATGGtattctacaaaacagaaaccacgTGCCGTTTTCTTGATTTTACCCAGGCCCATAAAAACATTCTTGACATCACCACATCTACTAAAGAGCTCAAATATTTGCTCTTTGGTTGCATGAAAGGAAAGACTCCCCACATACAGTGTAGAGCTTTCCATCAGTAATTTTTCACGCTCATCGTCGTCACTACTAAACAACTGGCCCTGGTACTCGCTCTGCCCCACGGAGGAGTCGCTGCGCAGAATTCTCAGGTCCTTGGACGTAGTGCCCAGTGGGCGCTGTGAGAGTAGCAGTTCCCGATCCAGCTTAGCAGCAGTATCACCACCAAAGAAACCCTAAATTAAATTTCACTAAAGTAAAGTTACAAGGAGGGAAACTGAGATACAAACCTGTGTATATTTAAGAGGTTTGTGCCCAGATGCATAGACATCTCAGCTCTTGACCATGAGGATCACATCAAGGCACACCAGAAATAGAAAGTTCCAAGCCGCAGGAACATGGTCATAAAATCCAATTTTGCAAGTCTTCCTGAAAGGGAAGTTATGCTACCTTTGGCTGACTCAGATCTTACATACCTCATCTATTACCAAAGAACACATTTAATAACAGTATGCTCTCGGAAAATATGGCATAAAACAGTAAAATGGATCAAATGTTCATGGAGAATGAGCACTGGTATCATCCTGATCAAGGACTAGGCATCAGACAAAACACACACGTAATCAGACTCAAAGCACAAATACACTTGTGGCATACTCTcttatgatttaaaataataaatttgtgattCAAGTCTATAATATGGAAATCAATATATTGTGTTGTTAGGTTAGGCAGAATCCCTGTGTACTATCAAGTACACAAGAAGCTCTATAAAAATAagaactctcgggcttccctggtggtgcagtggttgagagtctgcctgccgatgcaggggacacgggtttgtgccccggtctgggaggatcccacgtgccgcggagcggctgggcccgtgagccatggccgctgagcctgcgtgtccggagcctgtgctccgcagtgggagaggccacaacagtgagaggcccgtgtactgctaaaaaaataaataaataataagaactcTCTGGCATCATAAATCGGACCTAAATTAAGATTTCGATTTTATTAGCAATAATTCCACTCATCATCTTAGAGTTTAgacttttatttaattatttgaatgTTCCAAGTCTACTTTAAAAACCTTCCCAGATAATTTTAATGAATGCCCTTTTGCCCCTTTACTAAAATTTTCTACTGTAGTTGGAGGCATTAAAAATGATTCAACTGGTTTTAGCTACACTTTTCTAAAATATGCGTTAGTTCTCCCCCCTCCCTCACTCCTATTTTGCAATGGTTCCCAAATTTTAGTGTGAAAGAAATACCTGCAGAGTTAGACTGAAATGCAGCTTCTTGAAGCCCACCCTTAAGAGAATCTGACTCAGCAGATCTAGAGCAAGGTCTGGGAACTGACATTAAACATTTAACCTGCACCCATCGGTGATCCAGATGCAAGTAGTCCAAGGACCACACTTCTGAGAAACTCTTCTGAGGAAATGCATTCTCTTAACAAACCTATAACGAGCAATCTTtatttgccaggcactatgctaagtgctatgaatgcagaaatgaaaaagatacaGTGAAAGTATGATTTTCAGAAATTATTGTATCCACAGCACCTAGCATGAACAATGACTTGCACATACAGTAGACatgtaataaatatgtgttgaatgataGAATGCATGAATTCAGAATTGACTGATGAAGCCGGACAAGTAAACAAGAAAATATGATATGGTGTGATCAATACTATTTTAGCCAAATACctggggaaagggagaaggaaactaacatttattgggcatctaCTTTGCCATGGATATTTCGTGCACTTTCCATTACATCACACAGGAGGAGAAACAGTTACCCAGTTTGGAGGCACCAGAGAAGGTGTCCAGAGGAAGGGCTGCATGCACTGATTCTCAAATGACAAGGAGGGTGTGTGCACGCCTGTGTGTTTGGGGGGAGGGTGTAGAAATTTAGGGAAAGAGCCAGATAGAGAAAACATGTGCAAGGgtagaacacaaagaaaaataaaagcatagaaACCTGAAATGGGAGCCTAAATAAAACCAGGTGCTGTACaattaaaagcaatgaaaatgggGGCCCTTTCTACTTAGTAGGAAGCCCAGTGCCCCCAAATCATCTTCCTGACAGCCTGTCAATGGTGTCTGAAAGTCTGCTGCTAGAAACTCATTACTTTGAGTCATTGACAAATTGCCCCGTTCAAAAACAAATATCCCTCCcagacttcatttccttttttttttttttcttttttgacctgTTTACTAGATTGGCAGATCAGAGAATGTGATAGCTCTAGTGGATTTCATTTCATCCGGACATTAGACAAAGTTTCCCATACTTTCATTGCAGATGAAAGGGCAGAATACAGGCTGGGTGCTCCAGCTGTTTGTTGCA
This genomic interval carries:
- the NCBP2L gene encoding LOW QUALITY PROTEIN: nuclear cap-binding protein subunit 2-like (The sequence of the model RefSeq protein was modified relative to this genomic sequence to represent the inferred CDS: deleted 1 base in 1 codon; substituted 1 base at 1 genomic stop codon) is translated as MQPFLWTPSLVPPNWRPLGTTSKDLRILRSDSSVGQSEYQGQLFSSDDDEREKLLMESSTLYVGSLSFHATKEQIFELFSRCGDVKNVFMGLGKIKKTARGFCFVEYHNRADAKYAMXFLNATHLDDRIIHIVWDLGFREGRQYGHGQSESQVKDEFCEEEEALENRLRSVVGEESTREKPATLAPQKIY